A window of Ananas comosus cultivar F153 linkage group 4, ASM154086v1, whole genome shotgun sequence contains these coding sequences:
- the LOC109708998 gene encoding polygalacturonase-like has translation MALVHKLISLYLVALFVSDLIACYGNLEGDTTIGDLVGGASLCGTASYPSHFMSPFDERFDRVGVSQVSRSNVFNVDYYGAKGDGKTDDTKAFGKAWAHACSSSVSAVLLVPKKKSYLLKQITFSGSCKSSVTLVIKGNIEAPSKLSDWKLGDQRHWILFNGIRNLSVTGGGTINGNGKMWWLHSCKVNKSLPCKDAPTAMTFYSCKNLRVENLSVRNSPQIQVSFEKSTNVKTSNLTITAPSWSPNTDGIHVAHTQNIEITNCVIRTGDDCISIATGSQGVNIMKIICGPGHGISIGSLGARNSKAQVSNVTVDTAQLIGTQNGARIKTWQGGSGYVRAVVFKNIMMDNVENPIIIDQNYCDSSKACKIQKSAVEVSNILYENIKGTSASQFAITFNCSKSIPCHGITMQNINLVGQNKKSTISACDNAMWTKKGNVIPTPCVYN, from the exons ATGGCCCTAGTACATAAGCTTATTTCGCTCTATCTCGTCGCGTTGTTCGTTAGCGACCTCATCGCCTGCTATGGAAATTTAGAAGGTGACACCACCATTGGCGATCTCGTCGGCGGCGCTTCTTTATGCGGCACCGCATCTTATCCTTCTCATTTTATGTCGCCCTTTGACGAAAGATTCGATCGAGTTGGTGTATCACAAGTTTCGCGATCAAATGTTTTCAATGTGGATTACTATGGCGCTAAAGGTGATGGTAAAACCGACGACACGAAG GCATTTGGAAAGGCCTGGGCACATGCTTGCTCCTCTTCTGTTTCAGCTGTTCTTTTGGTTCCTAAAAAGAAGAGTTATCTCCTTAAGCAAATCACATTCTCTGGCTCATGCAAATCAAGTGTGACATTGGTG ATCAAGGGAAACATCGAAGCACCTTCGAAACTGTCCGATTGGAAGTTGGGGGATCAAAGACACTGGATACTATTCAATGGTATCAGAAATCTTTCGGTGACGGGCGGTGGAACGATAAATGGTAATGGAAAGATGTGGTGGCTACACTCATGCAAAGTGAACAAATCTCTc CCTTGCAAGGATGCCCCAACG GCTATGACATTCTATTCTTGCAAGAACTTGAGGGTGGAGAACTTGAGCGTGCGGAATAGCCCGCAAATTCAAGTATCTTTTGAGAAGAGCACGAACGTGAAAACGAGCAACCTCACCATAACCGCGCCATCGTGGAGCCCTAACACCGACGGCATTCATGTGGCACACACGCAAAATATAGAGATTACCAATTGTGTAATCAGAACAG GTGACGACTGCATTTCGATCGCTACTGGATCTCAAGGTGTTAACATTATGAAAATAATATGTGGACCTGGTCATGGAATAAG CATTGGGAGCTTAGGAGCAAGAAACTCAAAAGCCCAAGTCTCAAATGTAACTGTAGACACAGCACAACTAATTGGAACCCAAAATGGAGCAAGGATCAAAACATGGCAG GGAGGGAGTGGCTATGTAAGAGCTgtagtatttaaaaatatcatgatGGATAATGTTGAAAACCCCATAATTATTGACCAAAATTATTGCGACTCTAGCAAGGCATGCAAAATTCAG aAATCAGCTGTGGAAGTAAGCAACATATTGTATGAAAACATCAAGGGGACAAGTGCTTCTCAATTTGCTATCACCTTCAACTGCAGCAAAAGCATTCCCTGCCATGGGATTACTATGCAAAACATTAACTTGGTtgggcaaaataaaaaatccacaatAAGTGCATGTGATAATGCAATGTGGACTAAGAAGGGAAATGTTATTCCCACTCCTTGTGTGTATAATTAA
- the LOC109708999 gene encoding 40S ribosomal protein S2-4-like, with the protein MAERGGERGGFGRGFGGGGRGGGPRQEEEKWVPVTKLGRLVKEGKIRSMEQIYLHSLPVKEHQIVETLVSGLKDEVMKIMPVQKQTRAGQRTRFKAFVVVGDGNGHVGLGVKCSKEVATAIRGAIILAKLSVIPVRRGYWGNKIGKPHTVPCKVTGKCGSVTVRMVPAPRGAGIVAARVPKKVLQFAGIEDVFTSSRGSTKTLGNFVKATFDCLMKTYGFLTPDFWRETRFTKSPFQEYTDFLAKPTKAILLDEAEKVEA; encoded by the exons ATGGCGGAGAGAGGCGGCGAGCGCGGTGGCTTCGGGCGCGGCTTCGGCGGCGGTGGGCGCGGCGGTGGCCCCCGCCAGGAGGAGGAGAAGTGGGTGCCCGTGACGAAGCTAGGGCGCCTGGTGAAGGAGGGGAAGATCCGGAGCATGGAGCAGATCTACCTCCACTCCCTCCCCGTGAAGGAGCACCAGATCGTGGAAACCCTAGTCTCCGGCCTCAAGGACGAGGTCATGAAGATCATGCCCGTCCAGAAGCAGACCCGCGCGGGCCAGCGCACGCGATTCAAGGCCTTCGTTGTCGTCGGCGACGGCAACGGCCACGTCGGGCTCGGCGTCAAGTGCTCCAAGGAGGTGGCCACCGCGATCCGCGGCGCCATCATACTCGCCAAGCTCTCGGTGATCCCCGTGCGCAGGGGCTACTGGGGGAACAAGATCGGGAAGCCCCACACCGTTCCCTGCAAGGTCACCGGCAAGTGCGGCTCCGTCACCGTCCGCATGGTTCCTGCTCCACGGGGGGCCGGTATCGTCGCTGCCCGCGTGCCCAAGAAGGTGCTCCAGTTCGCCGGCATCGAGGACGTGTTCACCTCCTCCCGCGGCTCCACCAAGACCCTCGGCAACTTCGTCAAG GCTACATTCGACTGTCTGATGAAGACCTACGGGTTCCTGACACCCGACTTCTGGAGAGAGACCCGCTTCACCAAATCGCCATTCCAGGAGTACACAGACTTCCTCGCCAAGCCTACCAAGGCGATCCTCCTTGACGAAGCAGAGAAGGTTGAAGCCTAA
- the LOC109708772 gene encoding L-type lectin-domain containing receptor kinase IX.1-like, with translation RLRRQLPPGVSTRFSFLVRSADPLHFGDGLAFFLSPFPSLLPNHSSGGFLGLFDAAAAAAADPAGQLVAVEFDTYENEWDPSADHVGVDVNSIRSAATLTWGSSMKDGRVANAWIAYDGAAQNLTVFLTYDDSPSFDGRPCSLSFAVDLRQHLPDRVAVGFSAATGGAVELHQILHWEFTSTLDPDNTLIDIEIAIAIAAGFAVLISILGLILFLLRRRRRNARNARRRKEAEEEEEEEDDSMAYDELAGEFEIGSGPRRFRYAELAAATDNFAEERKLGEVVGWCHDRDADFLLVYELVPNGSLDLHLYSTELFLPWQSRYRVAVGLASAILYLHEECEQCVVHRDIKPSNVMLDSAFNAKLGDFGLARLIDHDDSIGAQTTVLAGTVGYLAPECVTTGKASKESDVYSFGIVALEIACGRRPVEPKEEPGRARLLPWAWEMHGRNAIQEAADDRLNKAFDEAELGRLVAVGLWCAHPDWTLRPSIRQAVAVLKFESPPPVLPPKMPVPVYFVPPIGYHGLSGAASSIADAGDSAFGTSSSSDRLLES, from the coding sequence CGCCTCCGCCGACAACTCCCCCCCGGAGTCTCCACCCGCTTCTCCTTCCTCGTCCGCTCCGCCGACCCCCTCCACTTCGGCGACGGCCTCgccttcttcctctcccccttcccctccctcctccccaACCACTCCTCCGGCGGCTTCCTCGGCCTcttcgacgccgccgccgccgccgccgccgatcccGCCGGCCAGCTCGTCGCCGTCGAATTCGATACTTACGAGAACGAGTGGGACCCGAGCGCCGACCACGTCGGCGTCGACGTGAACTCGATCCGCTCCGCCGCCACGCTCACGTGGGGCAGCAGCATGAAGGACGGCCGCGTCGCCAACGCGTGGATCGCCTACGACGGCGCCGCGCAGAACCTCACCGTCTTCCTGACCTACGACGACAGCCCCTCCTTCGACGGCCGCCCCTGCAGCCTCTCCTTCGCCGTCGACCTCCGGCAGCACCTCCCCGACCGCGTCGCCGTCGGCTTCTCCGCCGCCACCGGCGGCGCCGTCGAGCTGCACCAGATACTCCACTGGGAATTCACCTCCACTCTCGACCCCGACAACACATTAATCGACATCGAAATCGCCATCGCGATTGCGGCGGGATTCGCAGTTCTGATCTCCATCCTCGGCCTGATCCTGTTCCTTctccggaggaggaggaggaacgCGAGGAACGCGAGAAGACGAAAagaagcggaggaggaggaggaggaggaggatgacagCATGGCCTACGACGAGCTGGCCGGGGAGTTCGAGATCGGCAGCGGGCCGAGGAGGTTCCGGTACGCCGAATTGGCCGCCGCGACGGACAACTTCGCGGAGGAGCGGAAGCTCGGAGAGGTCGTCGGCTGGTGCCACGACCGCGACGCCGACTTCCTGCTCGTCTACGAGCTCGTGCCGAACGGCAGTCTGGACCTTCATCTCTATTCAACTGAGCTATTCCTGCCGTGGCAGTCGCGGTACAGGGTCGCGGTCGGCCTGGCGTCCGCGATCCTCTACCTGCACGAGGAGTGCGAGCAGTGCGTGGTGCACAGAGACATCAAGCCGAGCAACGTCATGCTCGACTCGGCATTCAACGCGAAGCTCGGCGATTTCGGCCTGGCGAGGCTCATCGATCACGACGACTCGATCGGCGCGCAAACCACCGTCCTCGCGGGGACCGTGGGGTACTTGGCTCCGGAATGCGTGACGACGGGGAAGGCGAGCAAGGAGTCCGACGTCTACAGCTTCGGAATCGTGGCGCTGGAGATCGCGTGCGGGCGGCGGCCCGTGGAGCCGAAGGAGGAGCCGGGGAGGGCGCGGTTGCTCCCCTGGGCGTGGGAGATGCACGGAAGAAACGCAATTCAGGAAGCAGCCGATGACAGACTGAACAAAGCGTTCGACGAAGCGGAATTGGGACGGCTGGTGGCGGTCGGGTTATGGTGCGCCCATCCTGACTGGACACTGCGACCGTCTATTCGGCAGGCGGTCGCCGTTCTAAAATTCGAATCTCCGCCGCCGGTTCTCCCGCCGAAGATGCCTGTGCCGGTCTATTTCGTGCCGCCGATCGGTTATCACGGCTTGTCGGGAGCAGCTTCGAGTATTGCTGATGCAGGGGATAGTGCCTTCGGAACATCCTCATCATCAGATAGACTCCTGGAGTCATAA